The Polypterus senegalus isolate Bchr_013 chromosome 1, ASM1683550v1, whole genome shotgun sequence genome includes a window with the following:
- the LOC120525529 gene encoding uncharacterized protein LOC120525529 isoform X2 — MARWQLLPQKDITTLSLAAIQFSTPPLRITSAALWLVMKHRDTRNYGKLIDFVDMVCDAAPEILSYRHRAKLTLGLRAKIILEKMVHSACPADIEAELERVVPPSVPSDQLTKQDKKKVLESVENFKNLILSLVKCKKMRSHYLQNCLHVEYGEEFLQALEKLLWEFLVRLDETMSVPNFNQVVSALNELPEELQKSLKENTDHHLYKNLLHYHKTVDSYLGDQEIPHGSNNYCAVSPGKCSSQSPENSFSGLQPAKSKNSMTVHSEKKSVPCELFYRSCNKKSPSRKAWKPHCHYDRSIIYSDSDAECDSEDSSYRLVEKQCSASCSLGRKPSSDRYGKMGSMGSPGHHAIRKSSQLKGLDSIKCNFQNISAFSRNKCCSKQCEGCVKANQSSKKAGKYLSNGSCCQSSQDHESNIDYLQKNLAASCLIRKPIVLIHRLDFGVLPSNHVHCTLAQEVNPLDHHDHMPDVFTVPLSPQKRQHGNDIIINSSKVWASSGKRRKLEEKENCFDQMELERKSTVPQEPATVSQTPLDISDDVILDSEDEMTKSFKSRLFFKRYQKTKYNTFIPTLKEFLKPVSSKPQLK; from the exons ATGGCTAGATGGCAGTTATTGCCTCAGAAAG aTATAACAACATTGTCCCTGGCTGCCATACAGTTTTCTACACCTCCACTCCGCATCACATCAGCAGCACTTTGGCTTGTCATGAAACATCGTGACACTCGGAATTATGGGAAGCTGATTGATTTTGTGGACATGGTGTGTGATGCAGCACCTGAAATCCTCAGTTATCGGCACAGGGCCAAACTGACTCTTGGATTGCGTGCTAAG ATCATTTTAGAGAAGATGGTTCATTCTGCTTGCCCTGCAGATATTGAGGCTGAACTGGAGAGAGTGGTGCCACCTTCTGTACCTTCAGATCAACTG ACAAAGCAGGACAAAAAGAAGGTGTTGGAGTCTGttgaaaatttcaaaaacttGATCCTGTCCTTGGTGAAGTGCAAGAAGATGCGTTCTCACTATctgcag AACTGCTTGCATGTAGAGTATGGAGAAGAGTTCCTTCAGGCTTTGGAAAAACTATTGTGGGAATTCCTAGTGAGACTGGATGAAACTATGTCTGTACCTAACTTCAACCAG GTTGTCTCAGCCCTAAATGAATTGCCTGAAGAGCTACAAAAGTCATTGAAGGAGAATACAGATCACCATCTTTACAAGAATCTTCTGCATTATCACAAAACCGTGGATTCCTATTTAG GTGACCAGGAAATACCACATGGCAGTAATAACTATTGTGCTGTCTCTCCTGGCAAATGTTCTTCTCAGTCACCAGAAAATTCCTTTTCAGGACTGCAGCCAGCTAAAAGTAAAAATTCTATGACAGTGCATTCTGAGAAGAAATCCGTTCCCTGTGAATTGTTTTATAGATCTTGTAATAAGAAATCTCCTTCCAGAAAAGCATGGAAACCACATTGCCACTATGACagatcaattatttactctgacTCTGATGCTGAATGCGATTCTGAAGACAGCAGCTATAGGTTAGTGGAGAAGCAATGTTCTGCATCATGCTCCTTGGGCAGAAAACCCTCTTCTGATAGATATGGCAAAATGGGAAGTATGGGGAGTCCTGGACATCATGCCATTAGAAAATCATCACAGCTGAAAGGATTAGACTCAATCAAATGCAATTTTCAAAATATCAGTGCTTTCAGTAGAAACAAATGCTGTTCGAAACAATGCGAGGGCTGTGTAAAAGCTAATCAATCTTCTAAGAAGGCAGGAAAGTATTTATCAAATGGATCATGTTGCCAGTCTTCACAAGATCATGAATCAAACATTGACTACCTGCAGAAGAATCTTGCTGCTTCCTGTTTAATTCGCAAGCCTATAGTTTTGATCCATCGTTTGGATTTCGGTGTCCTTCCTTCAAACCATGTCCATTGTACCCTAGCACAAGAAGTAAACCCTCTAGATCATCATGATCACATGCCAGATGTGTTCACTGTTCCATTAAGCCCTCAGAAGAGGCAACATGGAAATGACATTATCATTAATTCTTCAAAAGTATGGGCATCATcaggaaagagaagaaaattgGAAGAGAAGGA GAATTGTTTTGATCAAATGGAATTGGAAAGAAAGTCTACAGTGCCACAAGAGCCAG CAACAGTGAGCCAGACCCCATTAGACATAAGTGATGATGTTATACTGGACTCTGAAGATGAAATGACAAAATCCTTCAAGAGCCGA
- the LOC120525529 gene encoding uncharacterized protein LOC120525529 isoform X1 — translation MARKVESTAVGADITTLSLAAIQFSTPPLRITSAALWLVMKHRDTRNYGKLIDFVDMVCDAAPEILSYRHRAKLTLGLRAKIILEKMVHSACPADIEAELERVVPPSVPSDQLTKQDKKKVLESVENFKNLILSLVKCKKMRSHYLQNCLHVEYGEEFLQALEKLLWEFLVRLDETMSVPNFNQVVSALNELPEELQKSLKENTDHHLYKNLLHYHKTVDSYLGDQEIPHGSNNYCAVSPGKCSSQSPENSFSGLQPAKSKNSMTVHSEKKSVPCELFYRSCNKKSPSRKAWKPHCHYDRSIIYSDSDAECDSEDSSYRLVEKQCSASCSLGRKPSSDRYGKMGSMGSPGHHAIRKSSQLKGLDSIKCNFQNISAFSRNKCCSKQCEGCVKANQSSKKAGKYLSNGSCCQSSQDHESNIDYLQKNLAASCLIRKPIVLIHRLDFGVLPSNHVHCTLAQEVNPLDHHDHMPDVFTVPLSPQKRQHGNDIIINSSKVWASSGKRRKLEEKENCFDQMELERKSTVPQEPATVSQTPLDISDDVILDSEDEMTKSFKSRLFFKRYQKTKYNTFIPTLKEFLKPVSSKPQLK, via the exons ATGGCGCGTAAAGTCGAGTCCACAGCTGTCGGAGCAG aTATAACAACATTGTCCCTGGCTGCCATACAGTTTTCTACACCTCCACTCCGCATCACATCAGCAGCACTTTGGCTTGTCATGAAACATCGTGACACTCGGAATTATGGGAAGCTGATTGATTTTGTGGACATGGTGTGTGATGCAGCACCTGAAATCCTCAGTTATCGGCACAGGGCCAAACTGACTCTTGGATTGCGTGCTAAG ATCATTTTAGAGAAGATGGTTCATTCTGCTTGCCCTGCAGATATTGAGGCTGAACTGGAGAGAGTGGTGCCACCTTCTGTACCTTCAGATCAACTG ACAAAGCAGGACAAAAAGAAGGTGTTGGAGTCTGttgaaaatttcaaaaacttGATCCTGTCCTTGGTGAAGTGCAAGAAGATGCGTTCTCACTATctgcag AACTGCTTGCATGTAGAGTATGGAGAAGAGTTCCTTCAGGCTTTGGAAAAACTATTGTGGGAATTCCTAGTGAGACTGGATGAAACTATGTCTGTACCTAACTTCAACCAG GTTGTCTCAGCCCTAAATGAATTGCCTGAAGAGCTACAAAAGTCATTGAAGGAGAATACAGATCACCATCTTTACAAGAATCTTCTGCATTATCACAAAACCGTGGATTCCTATTTAG GTGACCAGGAAATACCACATGGCAGTAATAACTATTGTGCTGTCTCTCCTGGCAAATGTTCTTCTCAGTCACCAGAAAATTCCTTTTCAGGACTGCAGCCAGCTAAAAGTAAAAATTCTATGACAGTGCATTCTGAGAAGAAATCCGTTCCCTGTGAATTGTTTTATAGATCTTGTAATAAGAAATCTCCTTCCAGAAAAGCATGGAAACCACATTGCCACTATGACagatcaattatttactctgacTCTGATGCTGAATGCGATTCTGAAGACAGCAGCTATAGGTTAGTGGAGAAGCAATGTTCTGCATCATGCTCCTTGGGCAGAAAACCCTCTTCTGATAGATATGGCAAAATGGGAAGTATGGGGAGTCCTGGACATCATGCCATTAGAAAATCATCACAGCTGAAAGGATTAGACTCAATCAAATGCAATTTTCAAAATATCAGTGCTTTCAGTAGAAACAAATGCTGTTCGAAACAATGCGAGGGCTGTGTAAAAGCTAATCAATCTTCTAAGAAGGCAGGAAAGTATTTATCAAATGGATCATGTTGCCAGTCTTCACAAGATCATGAATCAAACATTGACTACCTGCAGAAGAATCTTGCTGCTTCCTGTTTAATTCGCAAGCCTATAGTTTTGATCCATCGTTTGGATTTCGGTGTCCTTCCTTCAAACCATGTCCATTGTACCCTAGCACAAGAAGTAAACCCTCTAGATCATCATGATCACATGCCAGATGTGTTCACTGTTCCATTAAGCCCTCAGAAGAGGCAACATGGAAATGACATTATCATTAATTCTTCAAAAGTATGGGCATCATcaggaaagagaagaaaattgGAAGAGAAGGA GAATTGTTTTGATCAAATGGAATTGGAAAGAAAGTCTACAGTGCCACAAGAGCCAG CAACAGTGAGCCAGACCCCATTAGACATAAGTGATGATGTTATACTGGACTCTGAAGATGAAATGACAAAATCCTTCAAGAGCCGA